From a region of the uncultured Draconibacterium sp. genome:
- a CDS encoding response regulator, with product MKKELTIILAEDDEGHATLIKRNLKRSGLLNEILHFKDGQQTLDFLNKAKEKKEHKDTLPSLLLLDIKMPKVDGIEVLRQVKQDPKLKKMPVIMITTTDDPREIEKCHELGCSNYISKPIDYEKFTDAIRKLGLFLLIVELPEITD from the coding sequence ATGAAAAAAGAACTTACCATCATTTTGGCTGAAGACGACGAGGGCCACGCAACCTTAATAAAACGAAATTTAAAACGTTCCGGATTGTTAAACGAAATTCTTCACTTTAAGGACGGACAACAAACGCTGGACTTTTTGAATAAGGCAAAAGAAAAAAAGGAACACAAAGATACGCTTCCATCCTTACTACTGCTCGATATAAAAATGCCAAAAGTAGATGGTATTGAAGTATTACGCCAGGTAAAGCAGGATCCAAAACTGAAGAAAATGCCGGTGATAATGATTACAACTACCGACGATCCGCGGGAGATTGAAAAATGCCATGAGCTGGGTTGTAGTAATTACATTTCAAAACCCATTGATTACGAAAAGTTTACAGATGCCATTCGTAAACTGGGGCTGTTCCTCTTAATTGTTGAGTTGCCGGAAATCACCGATTAA
- a CDS encoding response regulator, whose protein sequence is MNIQDQNTNASKSIKSNDYKIIVIDDDEGLSSLLNKRLKRAGFQTKSVFTGKDALSAIELDSNQILLLDYKLPDMTGKELIEKLAKNVHKLPPFFIMTGFGDEQIAVEMMKLGARDYIIKDADFIDILIEKIKRECLIIEEQNKLFKAEKALKESNLNYHNLYKSMSQGVVYQNANGEIISANPAAERILGLSYSQMIGSSSLDPAWKAVDENKNDLPGDKHPAMVALNTGKQVENFLQGIFNPQKKDYVWIIVNSIPQFKKGSFRPYRVFSTFTEVTKRINTEEKLKSVNKQLRANEQQLKAAIQQLKANEQQLMTANHQLKTNEKQLKQINSKLNESEKQFRQLFENMEQGFALHEMIYDDKKNPVDYRFILINESFEKLTGANASNYIGKTVKQLLPDVEKKWIDNYGEVAKTRKPLQFEHYSKGFDKYYNVIAYSPKRNFFATIFTDVTQDKLYKKQILEAKQKAEKNEQQLIVKNKEIELNSARLESLFRISQFQTHSIQKLLDFALGEAIKLTNSKIGYIYFYNENTKQFTLNTWSKEVMKECAILDSQTTYDLDTTGCWGEAVRQRKPIIINDYLADSPLKKGTPNGHVKLKKFLTIPVMVENEIVAVAGVANKGKNYLETDIRQLQLLMDSVWKIVERTNLIKKLEDAKVQAEENEKKLIEAQKLSHVGNWEYFLDTDSVIWSKELFNIFERSYNLPAPQYSEQAQFYTKESFAKMDKAVQDCLQHKISYDIELDIITTNGTKKTIISKGHVKEDSNNKITGCYGTAQDITQQKKIEAELIKAKEKAEENEKELNQYVQHLENLNNSLIDVVFTVNPENRQIRYVNNAIETIFGYSVEECIGANTSILYSEEKEYLEFGKKLKVSISRNEDFIVTKQRLKRKTGEIFTAEITTSFIKDAGKIVDILSIARDVSEKIKYENELIEAKEKAEEADRLKSAFLANMSHEIRTPMNGILGFSELLKTPDLTSEEIERYAAIIQKSGDRMLATINDLIDISKIETGQMELYLQSVDIKKEIEEQFDFFEAETRNKGLQFKLVNNLSEEERFMRTDRQKFNSIVMNLIKNAIKYTDKGSIEIGAKRAGEAIQCYVKDTGIGISSERQKAIFDRFVQADIGDSRAFEGSGLGLSIVKAYIEMLGGSISLESEMEVGSTFTFSLPEIPESKKSGISPKSKSIIHSEKLAKPLKVLIVEDDEINQKHLSIILSKHANNILHATNGLDAVKQCEENPDIDLVLMDIRMPLMNGYEATKKIREFNNKVIIIAQTAYALEGDREKVFDAGCNEYIPKPINKSNLLKLINQFFS, encoded by the coding sequence ATGAACATTCAGGACCAAAATACAAATGCGTCAAAATCAATAAAAAGTAATGATTACAAAATAATTGTTATTGATGACGATGAAGGCTTAAGCAGCTTATTGAATAAACGATTAAAACGGGCCGGATTTCAGACTAAAAGTGTTTTTACCGGAAAGGATGCCCTTTCTGCTATTGAATTGGACTCGAACCAAATACTTCTGTTAGACTACAAATTACCAGACATGACCGGTAAAGAGCTAATTGAAAAGCTGGCAAAAAATGTACACAAACTTCCACCCTTTTTTATCATGACCGGATTTGGAGATGAACAAATTGCCGTGGAAATGATGAAATTAGGTGCCAGGGATTATATTATAAAGGATGCCGATTTTATTGACATTCTCATCGAGAAAATCAAACGCGAATGCCTAATAATTGAAGAACAGAATAAACTTTTTAAAGCAGAAAAAGCATTAAAAGAAAGCAACTTAAATTATCACAACCTTTATAAAAGCATGTCTCAGGGTGTGGTATACCAAAATGCTAACGGTGAAATAATTTCTGCAAATCCCGCTGCTGAAAGAATACTTGGACTAAGCTATTCACAAATGATTGGTTCCTCATCTTTGGATCCGGCATGGAAAGCAGTTGACGAAAACAAAAATGATCTTCCCGGTGATAAACACCCGGCAATGGTAGCATTAAACACCGGAAAACAAGTGGAAAATTTTTTGCAGGGAATATTTAATCCTCAAAAAAAGGATTATGTATGGATTATTGTAAACTCAATTCCTCAATTTAAAAAAGGGAGTTTCAGGCCTTATCGGGTATTTTCAACATTTACCGAGGTTACGAAACGAATCAATACAGAAGAAAAACTAAAATCGGTTAATAAGCAACTACGTGCCAATGAGCAACAGCTTAAAGCGGCAATTCAACAATTAAAAGCAAATGAACAACAGTTGATGACAGCCAATCATCAATTAAAAACAAACGAAAAACAACTTAAACAAATAAACAGCAAGCTGAATGAAAGCGAGAAGCAATTCCGCCAGTTGTTTGAAAATATGGAACAAGGGTTTGCCTTGCATGAAATGATTTATGATGATAAGAAAAACCCTGTTGATTATCGATTTATTCTCATTAATGAATCGTTTGAAAAGCTAACCGGCGCAAATGCGTCGAATTACATTGGAAAAACAGTAAAACAATTGCTTCCAGATGTTGAAAAGAAATGGATTGATAATTACGGAGAAGTAGCCAAAACAAGGAAACCCTTGCAATTTGAGCACTACTCGAAAGGCTTTGATAAATACTACAATGTAATTGCCTATTCGCCCAAAAGGAATTTTTTTGCCACCATTTTTACAGACGTAACACAAGATAAATTATACAAAAAACAAATTCTTGAAGCCAAACAAAAAGCAGAAAAAAACGAACAGCAACTTATCGTTAAAAACAAAGAAATAGAACTGAACAGCGCAAGACTGGAAAGTCTGTTCAGAATTTCCCAATTTCAAACCCATTCAATTCAGAAATTACTGGACTTTGCCCTGGGCGAGGCCATCAAACTTACCAACAGTAAAATCGGTTATATTTACTTTTACAACGAAAACACTAAACAGTTTACACTTAACACCTGGTCGAAAGAAGTAATGAAGGAATGCGCAATCCTTGACTCTCAAACGACTTACGATTTAGATACAACAGGGTGTTGGGGTGAAGCAGTACGCCAGCGAAAACCGATTATTATCAATGATTATTTGGCCGACAGCCCATTAAAGAAAGGCACTCCCAATGGACATGTAAAACTCAAGAAATTCCTAACGATACCTGTTATGGTTGAGAACGAAATAGTTGCAGTAGCTGGAGTTGCCAATAAGGGAAAAAACTATCTCGAAACGGATATCAGGCAATTGCAACTGCTGATGGATAGTGTTTGGAAAATTGTTGAACGTACGAACTTGATTAAAAAGCTGGAAGATGCCAAAGTGCAAGCAGAAGAGAATGAGAAAAAATTAATTGAAGCGCAGAAACTATCACATGTTGGCAACTGGGAGTATTTTCTCGATACAGACAGCGTAATATGGTCAAAAGAGTTATTTAATATTTTTGAACGTTCGTATAACTTACCCGCTCCTCAATATTCTGAACAAGCCCAATTTTACACAAAAGAAAGTTTTGCAAAAATGGATAAAGCAGTCCAGGATTGTCTACAGCATAAAATCTCCTATGATATAGAACTGGATATTATAACAACAAATGGCACAAAAAAAACAATCATCTCAAAAGGGCACGTTAAAGAGGATTCTAATAATAAAATAACTGGCTGTTACGGGACAGCCCAGGATATTACTCAACAAAAGAAAATAGAAGCTGAATTAATTAAAGCCAAAGAGAAAGCCGAAGAAAATGAAAAAGAATTAAACCAATATGTACAACATTTAGAAAATTTAAATAATTCTTTAATTGATGTAGTTTTTACGGTAAATCCCGAGAACAGACAAATCAGATATGTTAACAATGCTATTGAAACAATTTTTGGTTATTCTGTTGAGGAGTGTATTGGGGCAAATACATCAATATTGTATTCTGAAGAAAAAGAATATTTAGAATTTGGGAAGAAATTAAAAGTTAGCATCTCACGTAACGAGGATTTTATAGTTACAAAACAGCGGCTTAAGAGAAAAACTGGAGAAATTTTCACAGCTGAAATAACGACATCTTTTATAAAAGATGCTGGTAAAATAGTTGATATTTTAAGCATTGCAAGGGATGTTTCCGAAAAAATTAAATATGAAAATGAATTAATTGAAGCCAAAGAGAAAGCCGAAGAAGCAGACAGATTAAAATCTGCCTTTCTTGCAAATATGAGCCACGAGATAAGAACGCCAATGAATGGGATTCTTGGCTTTTCAGAATTATTAAAAACCCCGGATTTAACAAGCGAAGAAATAGAAAGATATGCGGCTATCATACAAAAAAGCGGAGACAGGATGCTGGCAACCATTAATGATCTGATAGACATTTCTAAAATAGAAACCGGACAAATGGAGCTGTATTTACAAAGCGTGGATATTAAAAAAGAAATTGAAGAACAATTTGATTTTTTTGAGGCAGAAACAAGAAATAAAGGATTGCAATTTAAGTTAGTAAACAATTTGTCTGAGGAAGAAAGATTTATGCGGACAGATCGACAAAAATTCAATTCAATAGTCATGAATCTGATTAAGAATGCGATTAAATACACCGACAAAGGTAGTATTGAAATTGGCGCCAAAAGGGCAGGTGAAGCTATTCAATGCTATGTTAAAGATACTGGGATTGGCATTTCTTCCGAAAGACAGAAAGCTATTTTCGACCGGTTTGTACAAGCCGACATAGGAGATTCCAGAGCTTTTGAAGGTTCCGGATTAGGACTATCAATTGTAAAAGCATATATTGAAATGCTTGGTGGAAGCATTAGTCTTGAATCGGAGATGGAAGTTGGCTCTACCTTTACATTCTCGCTTCCTGAAATCCCCGAATCAAAAAAATCGGGTATATCACCAAAAAGCAAATCAATCATTCATTCCGAAAAATTAGCAAAACCATTAAAAGTTCTTATTGTAGAAGATGATGAGATAAACCAAAAGCACCTTTCAATAATTCTGTCTAAACATGCCAACAACATTCTTCATGCAACAAATGGTTTGGATGCAGTAAAACAATGTGAGGAGAATCCGGATATTGATTTGGTTTTAATGGATATAAGAATGCCATTAATGAATGGTTATGAAGCGACAAAAAAAATCAGAGAGTTTAATAACAAGGTAATAATTATAGCACAAACAGCTTATGCACTCGAGGGCGACAGGGAGAAAGTGTTTGATGCAGGTTGTAATGAGTATATCCCGAAGCCCATCAATAAATCGAATTTATTAAAACTAATCAATCAGTTTTTTAGTTAA
- a CDS encoding response regulator, translating to MTKEAKTNPLKKNPDTHLFQIIVVEDDNGLNHLITKRLKRNGFNCTQAFSGKDALEAITPQKKQLLILDYRLPDFTGKEIIEKLVEQHGKAPAFIVISGFGDEKIAVEMMQLGAKDYIVKESNFIEILIEKLSRLVEALEEKIKNKRYKKLLRETERLAGLGSWLWQVKSDTWIMSDNWMAIHGCSKKHMSSTDLLQFAHPDDAERIKEAFAKTVKEGEPYRIEHKIKRLDNSEIRHIRSFGKAEMDDEGNVHLVSGVALDITEHKKAEQKLQDTEQRLQILADNIPDEIFIKDDQHRFVYVNKKKAQLLGTTPEAMIGKTDYNYFKESVARISYQNDNLVLTTGNPILNKQEQLINSNGDTRWVTVTKLPRTDQAGNNIGTMGIARDITKFKEVEQKLKENEKRLELRKNIAVEFATEEKGLLFNNVLNILLKHFKSQFGFFGYIDEKGDLVCPTMTYDIWENCNVDNKSIVFAQSDWAGVWGESLQTRKNLMKNENLKVPGGHMQLKNAMAGVILFKNKLIGQLAFANHKDGYSSTDLQSLEEICEYISPLLNAELNEEKHKNELIAAKEKAEESDRLKSAFLANMSHEIRTPMNGILGFADLLKQPDLSGEQKNDFIEVIQQSGDRLLNTVSDLIDISKIEAGLVDISKTELDVNKEMKSLYSFFLREAEQKGLELSLEQLLPENKKIILTDETKFQSITSNLIKNAIKYTIQGAVKIGCRLEDNEIEFYVKDTGIGVPKNRQQAIFDRFIQADIADTRVFEGSGLGLSIVKAYTEMLGGNIHLESEEGHGSTFRVILPWHTSEITEPDNKVEKTEINQPRQNNKIKVLIAEDDEISFQHLSIIIRDKANDILHAQTGIEAVELCRNNPDVNLILMDIKMPGLDGYEATQKIRTFNKEVIIIAQTAFALSGDIEKAIKAGCNDYIAKPINKDKLLEIIRNQLKPAQ from the coding sequence ATGACAAAAGAAGCAAAAACAAATCCACTCAAAAAAAATCCGGATACGCACTTATTTCAAATAATTGTTGTTGAGGATGATAATGGATTAAATCACCTGATTACCAAAAGGCTGAAACGAAACGGGTTTAACTGCACGCAGGCATTCTCGGGGAAAGATGCGCTCGAGGCCATAACTCCTCAAAAAAAACAGCTACTTATTTTAGATTACCGATTGCCTGATTTTACCGGCAAAGAAATCATTGAAAAGCTGGTTGAACAACACGGAAAAGCTCCTGCCTTTATCGTAATATCAGGATTTGGCGATGAAAAAATCGCTGTTGAGATGATGCAATTGGGAGCAAAAGATTACATCGTAAAGGAATCGAACTTTATTGAAATTCTTATTGAGAAGCTGAGCCGCCTTGTTGAAGCACTGGAAGAAAAGATAAAAAATAAAAGATACAAAAAACTGCTTCGCGAAACAGAGCGCCTGGCAGGTTTAGGTAGCTGGTTGTGGCAAGTAAAATCTGACACGTGGATAATGAGCGATAACTGGATGGCAATTCATGGTTGTTCTAAAAAACATATGTCAAGTACTGATTTGCTTCAGTTTGCTCATCCTGATGACGCTGAAAGAATAAAAGAAGCTTTTGCCAAAACTGTAAAGGAAGGTGAACCTTACCGGATTGAACACAAAATTAAACGACTTGACAATAGTGAAATAAGGCATATAAGATCATTCGGAAAAGCAGAAATGGATGATGAAGGAAATGTGCATTTGGTTTCGGGTGTAGCCCTGGATATTACAGAACACAAAAAAGCGGAACAAAAATTACAGGATACAGAGCAACGATTGCAAATACTGGCAGACAATATCCCTGATGAGATATTTATCAAAGATGATCAACATCGTTTTGTGTACGTGAATAAGAAAAAAGCTCAATTGCTTGGAACAACTCCGGAAGCAATGATCGGGAAAACGGACTATAATTATTTTAAAGAATCAGTTGCCCGGATTAGCTATCAGAATGATAATCTGGTACTAACAACAGGAAACCCAATCCTTAACAAACAAGAACAGCTCATTAATTCTAATGGAGATACCCGGTGGGTAACTGTAACCAAACTCCCGCGCACTGATCAGGCAGGAAATAACATCGGAACGATGGGTATTGCCAGAGACATTACAAAATTTAAAGAAGTTGAGCAGAAACTAAAAGAGAATGAAAAGAGGCTGGAGCTAAGAAAAAATATTGCGGTTGAGTTTGCAACAGAAGAAAAGGGTCTACTGTTTAACAACGTTTTAAATATATTATTAAAACACTTTAAAAGCCAGTTTGGTTTTTTTGGTTACATTGATGAAAAGGGTGATTTGGTTTGCCCTACAATGACATACGACATTTGGGAGAATTGTAATGTAGACAATAAAAGCATTGTTTTCGCCCAATCGGATTGGGCAGGTGTTTGGGGCGAAAGTTTGCAAACCCGCAAAAATTTGATGAAAAATGAGAACCTAAAGGTTCCCGGTGGCCATATGCAATTAAAAAATGCGATGGCCGGAGTAATACTTTTTAAAAATAAACTCATCGGGCAGCTTGCATTTGCCAACCACAAAGATGGATATTCCTCAACCGACTTGCAATCACTCGAAGAAATTTGCGAATACATTTCGCCCTTATTAAATGCCGAGCTGAATGAGGAGAAGCATAAAAATGAGCTCATTGCTGCCAAAGAAAAAGCCGAAGAGAGCGACCGCCTAAAATCAGCGTTTCTGGCAAACATGAGCCATGAAATCAGGACACCAATGAACGGCATTCTCGGATTTGCGGATTTATTGAAACAACCGGATTTATCAGGCGAACAAAAAAATGATTTTATTGAAGTAATTCAGCAAAGCGGGGATCGATTATTAAACACCGTATCCGACTTAATTGATATTTCTAAAATAGAAGCCGGATTAGTAGACATATCGAAAACAGAACTGGATGTCAATAAAGAAATGAAATCATTGTATTCTTTCTTTTTGCGTGAAGCCGAACAAAAAGGATTGGAACTATCTCTGGAACAACTTCTGCCTGAAAACAAAAAAATTATTCTTACCGACGAAACGAAATTTCAATCTATTACAAGCAACCTGATAAAAAATGCCATAAAATATACTATTCAGGGTGCTGTAAAAATTGGGTGCAGATTAGAAGATAATGAAATAGAATTTTATGTAAAAGATACCGGAATTGGAGTTCCAAAGAACCGACAGCAGGCAATTTTCGATAGGTTTATACAGGCTGATATTGCCGATACACGCGTTTTTGAGGGCTCAGGACTTGGGCTTTCAATTGTAAAAGCCTATACCGAAATGTTGGGAGGAAACATCCATTTGGAATCTGAAGAAGGGCATGGTTCAACATTTAGGGTTATACTTCCATGGCACACTTCCGAAATAACGGAACCAGATAACAAAGTTGAAAAAACGGAAATTAATCAGCCTCGGCAGAATAACAAAATTAAAGTTCTGATTGCCGAAGATGATGAAATTAGCTTTCAACATCTTTCTATCATTATAAGAGATAAAGCTAATGACATTCTTCATGCACAAACGGGTATAGAAGCGGTTGAATTATGTCGAAATAATCCCGATGTTAATTTAATTCTTATGGATATTAAGATGCCCGGGCTCGATGGTTATGAGGCCACTCAAAAAATAAGAACATTTAATAAAGAAGTGATTATTATTGCACAAACTGCTTTCGCTCTGTCAGGCGATATTGAAAAAGCAATTAAAGCCGGGTGTAACGATTATATTGCCAAACCGATAAATAAGGATAAACTACTGGAAATTATCAGGAACCAACTAAAACCAGCACAATGA
- a CDS encoding glycoside hydrolase family 130 protein encodes MLKSSKLFLLSGLMLITLSQCSNENEKSNQFLIPFTKNAEINPCLLPTVNRSFICPVRETEVFWEEKDVFNPASVVKGDTLFLLYRAEDVLGKYHGTSRIGLAYSLDGYHFEKYNEPVLFPDNDELKKFEWEGGCEDPRVVEDENGVYYMTYTAYDGDKARLFVATSSDLRQWTKHGSVFKKAGNEYVDMWSKSGSILCREENGKMIAKKVNGKYWMYWGESNIYMATSDNLIDWNPILETDPDKMVIDKMRNYTVPFKILFSTRKGKFDSELVEPGPPALYTDNGFIFIYNSKNSPDFGDKNLAQGSYAAGQILTDKNDPTKVLARMENYFITPDQPFEITGQVNNVCFVEGLAHFKNKWLLYYGTADSKIAVAESETILK; translated from the coding sequence ATGTTGAAATCTTCTAAACTTTTCCTACTGTCCGGATTAATGCTCATCACCTTATCACAGTGTTCAAATGAAAACGAAAAATCAAATCAGTTTTTAATTCCTTTTACAAAGAATGCTGAAATAAATCCTTGTCTGTTGCCAACTGTAAATCGAAGTTTTATTTGCCCCGTGCGCGAGACGGAAGTTTTTTGGGAAGAAAAAGATGTATTTAATCCGGCAAGTGTGGTAAAAGGTGACACGCTTTTTTTGCTTTATCGTGCCGAAGATGTGCTGGGTAAATATCATGGAACTTCGCGTATTGGGCTGGCTTACAGTTTAGATGGTTATCATTTTGAAAAATACAATGAACCGGTGTTATTTCCCGATAATGATGAACTGAAAAAGTTTGAGTGGGAAGGAGGATGTGAAGATCCGCGGGTTGTGGAGGACGAAAATGGTGTTTATTACATGACTTACACGGCATATGACGGCGATAAAGCGCGTTTATTTGTTGCAACTTCAAGTGATTTGCGGCAATGGACCAAGCACGGTTCAGTTTTTAAAAAAGCCGGAAACGAATATGTTGACATGTGGTCGAAATCGGGTTCAATATTGTGTCGCGAGGAAAACGGAAAAATGATTGCCAAAAAAGTAAACGGTAAATACTGGATGTATTGGGGCGAGTCGAATATCTACATGGCAACTTCCGACAACCTGATTGATTGGAATCCGATTTTAGAAACCGATCCCGATAAAATGGTGATTGATAAAATGCGCAACTATACCGTTCCGTTTAAGATTTTATTTTCAACGCGAAAAGGAAAATTCGACAGCGAATTGGTTGAGCCCGGTCCGCCGGCATTGTACACCGACAATGGATTTATATTCATTTACAACAGTAAAAACAGCCCTGACTTTGGCGACAAGAATCTGGCGCAAGGCTCTTATGCAGCCGGACAAATTCTTACCGATAAAAACGATCCGACAAAAGTGCTCGCTCGAATGGAAAATTATTTTATCACTCCTGATCAGCCCTTTGAAATTACCGGACAGGTTAACAATGTGTGTTTTGTTGAAGGGTTAGCCCACTTTAAAAATAAGTGGTTGTTGTATTATGGCACTGCCGATTCGAAAATTGCAGTTGCAGAATCGGAAACTATATTAAAATAG
- a CDS encoding chemotaxis protein CheD, with protein MDDNQNKTIKYVNTGDVAIEGADTLLNSGAIGSCVVIVAYDSKSQIGAMAHIMLPGNAPENYNFRSTKFASNAVTEMMTQLYNKGATNQNIKACLLGGSNILKRDNDTIGNDNIKSVEEILKDLNIKVCTKSLGGTERRTALFNIAEGCVYYTKGDSKRKLLWNFKNSGY; from the coding sequence ATGGATGATAATCAAAACAAAACAATCAAATATGTTAATACTGGAGATGTGGCTATCGAAGGCGCCGATACATTATTAAACTCCGGAGCAATTGGTTCTTGTGTTGTTATTGTTGCCTATGATTCAAAAAGCCAAATTGGCGCAATGGCGCATATAATGCTTCCCGGAAACGCTCCGGAAAATTATAACTTTCGATCTACTAAATTTGCATCAAATGCGGTTACAGAAATGATGACCCAGTTATACAATAAAGGAGCAACAAATCAAAATATAAAAGCATGTCTGCTAGGTGGCTCAAACATTCTAAAAAGAGATAATGACACTATAGGAAACGACAACATCAAATCTGTTGAAGAAATACTGAAAGACCTGAATATAAAAGTATGTACTAAATCTTTGGGCGGAACCGAAAGAAGAACGGCCCTTTTTAACATCGCAGAAGGCTGCGTTTATTACACTAAAGGTGATTCAAAACGGAAACTACTCTGGAATTTTAAAAATTCCGGTTATTAA
- a CDS encoding ATP-binding protein: MKEQERLLSELSELRSRIKKLEENEVRLKKAEEELKAVNQQLDASNQQLAAGEQQLTAINEQLQANELELKKNEIIVREEREFAENIIATVREPLVILDKNLSVISVNRFFLTTFQVTYEETEGKHLYELGNKQWNIPSLKELLKEVLPKKTIVEDFEIEHNFEKIGRKIMQLNARELRQKKSSRKLILLSIQDITERKNREKKLQLLNSELEAKKNELQQLLYITTHDLRSPLVNIQGFNKELETSIKELNGYIKDESIPESNVEKYRLILEEEIPEAMHFISSSAAKMDALLTGLLVLSRLERQKSASKELDMNQLISVVLDDFQFEINKHHIEIDVNNLPRCYGDELQINQLFSNLIGNAMKFFSPERPGKIKISGGRENGFSKYIVEDNGIGIHPNYQKKVFELFHKLDPKKPGIGLGMNIVKQIVEKNRGKIKLESEPGVGTKFSIFLPILNLKYN, translated from the coding sequence ATGAAAGAACAAGAACGGTTATTATCCGAACTATCAGAACTCCGTTCAAGAATTAAAAAGCTTGAAGAGAATGAAGTCAGACTAAAAAAGGCGGAAGAAGAATTGAAGGCCGTAAACCAGCAGCTCGACGCCAGTAATCAACAACTTGCGGCAGGAGAACAACAACTTACAGCAATAAACGAGCAGTTACAAGCCAATGAATTAGAATTAAAAAAAAATGAAATAATTGTACGGGAAGAACGTGAATTCGCGGAAAACATTATTGCTACCGTTCGGGAACCTCTGGTTATTCTCGACAAAAATTTAAGTGTTATTTCTGTTAACCGCTTTTTTCTTACAACTTTTCAAGTAACCTATGAAGAAACCGAAGGCAAACATTTATATGAGCTGGGAAATAAGCAATGGAATATACCGTCGTTAAAAGAATTATTAAAAGAGGTACTCCCGAAAAAAACGATTGTTGAAGATTTTGAAATTGAACACAATTTTGAAAAAATAGGAAGAAAAATAATGCAACTTAATGCCCGTGAATTAAGGCAGAAAAAGAGTAGCAGAAAGTTGATATTACTTTCAATTCAGGATATTACGGAAAGAAAAAACAGGGAAAAAAAGTTGCAATTGCTAAATTCCGAACTTGAGGCAAAAAAAAATGAATTACAACAGCTTCTTTATATTACAACTCACGATTTACGTTCGCCACTTGTAAATATTCAGGGCTTTAACAAAGAATTAGAAACATCTATTAAAGAACTTAATGGATATATAAAAGATGAAAGTATACCTGAATCAAACGTAGAAAAGTATCGCCTAATTCTTGAGGAAGAAATCCCTGAGGCCATGCATTTTATTTCATCGAGTGCAGCAAAAATGGATGCTCTATTAACCGGATTGTTGGTTTTGTCTCGTTTGGAAAGACAAAAATCTGCCAGCAAAGAATTAGATATGAACCAACTAATAAGCGTTGTGCTTGACGACTTTCAATTCGAGATAAACAAACATCACATAGAAATAGATGTAAATAATTTGCCGCGTTGTTATGGAGATGAATTACAAATAAACCAGCTCTTTTCAAATTTGATCGGAAATGCAATGAAGTTCTTCAGTCCCGAAAGGCCGGGAAAGATTAAAATCTCAGGAGGGAGAGAAAATGGTTTTTCAAAATACATTGTTGAAGATAACGGAATTGGAATACATCCCAACTACCAGAAAAAAGTGTTTGAGCTATTTCACAAACTCGACCCTAAGAAACCGGGAATTGGACTGGGAATGAACATCGTAAAACAGATTGTGGAGAAAAATAGAGGGAAGATAAAACTTGAATCAGAGCCAGGTGTTGGCACAAAATTCAGTATATTTTTACCCATCCTAAACTTGAAATACAACTAA